From Deltaproteobacteria bacterium, a single genomic window includes:
- a CDS encoding response regulator — MKKILVADDEMSIRLLYSEELKDEGYEVYTAADGREAMDIVEKVPLDLVILDIKMPEMSGIEVLRQIKEKNPRMPVLLSSAYSEYKQDFGTWASEEYLVKSSDLEDLKAAVKRHLKD; from the coding sequence ATGAAAAAGATTCTGGTGGCGGATGACGAGATGAGCATCCGGCTGCTCTATAGCGAGGAACTCAAAGACGAAGGTTATGAGGTCTATACCGCGGCCGATGGCCGGGAAGCCATGGACATTGTAGAAAAAGTTCCGCTGGACCTGGTAATCCTGGATATCAAAATGCCGGAGATGAGCGGTATCGAAGTCCTCCGCCAGATAAAGGAAAAGAATCCTCGGATGCCAGTGCTGCTCAGCTCCGCCTACAGTGAATATAAACAGGATTTCGGGACCTGGGCCTCGGAAGAATATCTGGTCAAATCTTCCGACCTGGAGGACCTGAAAGCCGCGGTCAAAAGGCACCTTAAAGACTAA
- a CDS encoding acylphosphatase, whose product MSKEEMVRARVLIDGMVQGVFFRAHTRDQARRYGVNGWVRNLPSGEVEALFEGDKRAVEQVIAWCHQGPPSAWVKEVKIQWEPYLGDQSGFQIVYR is encoded by the coding sequence GCTCGAGTGCTAATTGACGGAATGGTCCAGGGGGTCTTTTTCCGGGCCCATACCCGGGACCAAGCCCGGAGGTATGGAGTTAACGGTTGGGTCCGCAACCTGCCCAGTGGCGAAGTGGAGGCCCTTTTCGAAGGTGACAAGCGAGCGGTAGAGCAGGTCATTGCCTGGTGTCATCAGGGGCCGCCCTCCGCCTGGGTCAAAGAGGTAAAAATCCAGTGGGAACCTTATTTAGGTGACCAGTCGGGATTTCAGATAGTTTATCGTTAA
- a CDS encoding YIP1 family protein, translating to MNLPGDWVENEEQGYSPPEVQGPIPWEDPEVPVLAALVNTIKLILLHPGEFFQNLTRQGGLSAPLGFALILGTTGMLASFYWQLIQLLLIGNLGSWLSFLVNKSLNLEPKTVVGVTLLVPLLVLVTQFIGSFFLQLALLLVGGRQPSYEAAFRVVAYANAPLIATFLPMGGGVIASLWCLILEFKALVRVFELSRLRALMALLLASSFSLLIFGLLTLVLGSVLIR from the coding sequence ATGAATCTGCCGGGGGACTGGGTGGAGAACGAAGAACAGGGTTACAGCCCTCCTGAAGTTCAGGGGCCGATACCCTGGGAAGACCCGGAAGTGCCTGTGCTGGCGGCCTTGGTCAATACGATCAAACTGATATTGCTCCATCCCGGAGAATTTTTCCAGAACCTGACTCGTCAGGGGGGATTAAGTGCCCCCTTGGGTTTTGCCCTGATTCTGGGGACGACCGGCATGCTGGCCTCTTTCTACTGGCAGTTAATTCAACTGTTATTAATTGGCAATTTGGGTTCCTGGCTATCTTTTTTGGTCAACAAATCATTAAATTTAGAGCCAAAAACCGTGGTGGGGGTGACCCTATTGGTTCCCCTGCTGGTGTTGGTTACCCAATTTATCGGCAGCTTTTTCTTGCAGTTGGCCTTGTTGCTGGTGGGAGGGCGGCAGCCGAGCTATGAAGCGGCTTTCCGAGTCGTGGCCTATGCCAACGCCCCTTTAATAGCCACCTTTCTCCCCATGGGGGGTGGAGTGATCGCCAGCCTGTGGTGCTTGATCCTGGAATTTAAGGCCCTGGTTCGAGTCTTCGAGTTATCCAGGCTGCGGGCACTGATGGCGCTGTTACTGGCCTCATCTTTCTCTTTATTGATTTTTGGGCTCTTAACCCTAGTTTTGGGATCGGTCTTAATAAGGTGA